Proteins co-encoded in one Cytobacillus sp. NJ13 genomic window:
- a CDS encoding molybdopterin-dependent oxidoreductase, producing MNTKWVGKRVKRIDGPEKVTGELKYMTDYQFDDMVWGKVLRSEYPHAKIKSIDTQAAKNLPGVICVLTHKDIPGFNGFGIVVPDQPVLCSDVVRCTGDAVALAAAETLEIAEQALTLIKVDYEPLEVVADAEYALTDSAPKLHPDGNLHSHVKIKNGNIKKAFEEADIIVENTFFSPRQMHAFIETEGGWGVMDDEGFLTIRCPGQYAYRDRMQIARSLAYNPERIRVISSPIGGAFGGKDEITVQIYLALLAMHTNGRPVKIHLSREESVIAGIKRHPFKVKMKTAAKKDGTLLANQVTAIGDTGAYASLGGAVIALAVEHSCGPYKIPNVDLEGFCVYTNNGIAGAFRGFGVNQVCMGIETHMDMIAEKLGMDPIELRKKNVYHQGDVSSVGHIVKSSVGTYKTLETAENCDLWKNREKYKSEVSEPWKKRGVSLATSFHGIGMGIGLPDYGAASIELLPDGKFLVGVGCEEIGGGNSTVYAQITAEMLNCDISNIMIVQGDTQKTLDGGTVTASRSTYTGGRAVAAAAPKMTELLIQTAAEMLNLQASRIDLRPNHISADGQIIPYKSIYKYLYDHHQSARVEGHFYLPKEKEEIKGSGGAPHHLYGYLTHVVMVEVDTLTGETDVLRVVSIPDAGKVINPQGLEGQAEGGAVMGIGYTLFEDVLIEKGYHKTRNFTDYIIPTIRETPLIETFPVEEPERSGPFGAKGIGEVVMIPIIAAIMSAIFDATGARIFHLPATPERVFNALKDLKKQKIQSAR from the coding sequence GTGAACACCAAATGGGTTGGAAAAAGAGTAAAAAGAATTGATGGTCCGGAAAAAGTAACCGGAGAATTAAAATATATGACCGATTACCAATTTGACGATATGGTTTGGGGCAAAGTGCTGCGGTCTGAATATCCGCATGCCAAAATTAAATCCATTGACACTCAAGCAGCTAAAAACCTCCCTGGTGTTATTTGTGTACTCACCCATAAAGATATTCCCGGCTTTAATGGATTTGGGATTGTTGTTCCCGATCAGCCTGTTCTGTGTTCAGATGTCGTACGGTGCACGGGGGATGCTGTAGCATTGGCTGCAGCGGAAACACTGGAAATCGCCGAACAGGCACTGACCTTAATCAAAGTGGATTATGAGCCTTTGGAAGTTGTTGCAGATGCTGAATATGCCTTAACAGATTCTGCTCCAAAGCTTCATCCTGATGGCAATCTGCACAGCCATGTAAAAATAAAAAACGGAAACATTAAGAAAGCCTTCGAAGAAGCTGACATCATTGTTGAGAATACCTTCTTCTCCCCCCGCCAAATGCATGCTTTTATAGAAACAGAAGGCGGCTGGGGAGTAATGGATGACGAAGGGTTTCTCACGATTCGCTGCCCTGGCCAATACGCTTACCGCGATCGAATGCAGATTGCAAGGTCCCTGGCATATAACCCTGAAAGAATCAGAGTCATTTCAAGTCCTATTGGCGGAGCATTCGGCGGCAAGGATGAGATTACAGTTCAAATTTATCTGGCCCTTCTTGCCATGCATACAAACGGGCGGCCGGTAAAAATTCATTTAAGCCGTGAAGAGTCTGTCATTGCCGGCATAAAAAGGCATCCTTTTAAAGTCAAAATGAAAACGGCTGCCAAAAAAGACGGCACATTGCTCGCTAACCAGGTAACGGCTATAGGAGATACAGGTGCCTATGCTTCACTCGGAGGGGCAGTCATCGCTCTGGCGGTAGAACATTCATGCGGCCCTTATAAAATTCCAAATGTGGATCTCGAAGGCTTCTGTGTTTATACCAATAATGGCATTGCCGGTGCCTTTAGAGGCTTTGGCGTCAACCAGGTATGTATGGGAATTGAAACACATATGGATATGATTGCTGAAAAACTGGGAATGGATCCAATTGAATTGCGCAAAAAAAATGTCTATCATCAGGGGGACGTTTCAAGTGTCGGCCACATTGTCAAATCCAGTGTGGGCACCTATAAAACGCTAGAAACCGCAGAAAATTGCGATCTGTGGAAGAACCGTGAAAAATATAAATCCGAAGTGAGTGAGCCATGGAAAAAACGGGGAGTTTCCCTTGCGACATCCTTTCATGGCATTGGAATGGGTATTGGCCTGCCTGATTATGGAGCCGCTTCTATCGAACTTCTGCCCGACGGAAAATTCCTTGTAGGTGTCGGATGCGAGGAAATCGGCGGAGGCAATAGCACTGTATACGCCCAGATAACGGCTGAGATGCTGAACTGTGATATCAGTAATATCATGATCGTTCAAGGAGATACACAGAAAACACTTGATGGCGGTACTGTAACTGCCTCCAGGTCCACCTATACCGGGGGAAGAGCTGTTGCGGCTGCAGCACCCAAGATGACTGAGCTTCTTATTCAAACAGCTGCTGAAATGCTGAATTTACAGGCATCAAGAATTGACTTGCGACCAAATCATATTTCAGCAGATGGACAAATCATACCCTATAAGTCTATCTATAAGTACCTTTATGATCATCATCAGTCTGCCAGAGTAGAAGGACACTTCTACCTTCCAAAAGAAAAGGAAGAAATCAAAGGCTCAGGCGGTGCTCCCCATCATTTATACGGATATTTAACCCATGTAGTTATGGTTGAAGTAGATACTTTAACCGGTGAAACGGATGTATTGCGGGTTGTTTCCATCCCTGATGCAGGAAAAGTAATTAATCCCCAGGGGTTAGAGGGCCAGGCTGAAGGCGGAGCAGTAATGGGCATCGGCTATACCCTTTTTGAAGATGTGCTGATAGAAAAAGGATATCATAAGACACGGAATTTCACTGATTATATCATCCCTACTATTCGCGAGACGCCATTGATTGAGACCTTCCCTGTTGAAGAGCCCGAACGATCAGGGCCTTTTGGGGCAAAGGGAATTGGCGAAGTTGTAATGATTCCGATTATTGCTGCTATCATGTCGGCTATATTTGATGCAACAGGAGCTAGAATTTTTCATCTCCCCGCTACTCCCGAAAGAGTTTTTAATGCATTGAAAGATCTCAAAAAACAAAAAATCCAATCTGCAAGGTGA
- a CDS encoding XdhC family protein, which produces MSRNLFAELEESINNRKDTFLLTITDYPDKKLLGTKALLWPDGDFCTEASLLPRDVKDLLIAQCSKLVTNKRSGTVKFVWKDSMIECFAEYFPAPLHLIVAGAGHVCEPVAEMGCMLGFFVTVIDDREEFANRERFPFANEVVCQSYLHYFRNVDISEKTYILLLTRGHKYDVLSLNELLKRNSQPGYIGMIGSRRRISGVFKELQQDFPDESFDNLYTPVGLDIGAETPAEIAVSIMAEILKVKNQKSGNSLSTQIKKYAKMGFHEGAGKWTKCSS; this is translated from the coding sequence ATGAGCCGCAATTTATTTGCCGAATTAGAAGAGTCAATCAATAACCGGAAAGACACATTTCTGCTTACCATAACAGATTATCCTGATAAAAAGCTCCTCGGAACTAAAGCTTTATTATGGCCAGATGGAGACTTTTGCACCGAAGCCTCTCTGCTGCCCCGGGATGTAAAGGATCTTTTAATAGCACAATGCAGTAAACTAGTGACCAATAAACGGTCTGGCACTGTGAAATTTGTGTGGAAGGATAGTATGATTGAATGTTTTGCAGAATACTTCCCTGCTCCGCTCCATTTGATAGTCGCCGGGGCTGGCCATGTGTGTGAACCCGTGGCAGAAATGGGGTGTATGCTGGGATTTTTCGTCACAGTAATCGACGATCGGGAAGAGTTCGCAAACAGGGAACGCTTTCCATTTGCAAATGAAGTGGTTTGCCAATCCTATCTGCATTATTTCAGGAATGTTGATATTTCGGAAAAAACCTATATTCTCCTTCTTACCAGGGGACATAAGTATGACGTTCTCAGTTTGAATGAACTTTTAAAAAGGAACAGTCAGCCAGGATATATAGGCATGATTGGCAGCAGAAGACGCATTTCAGGTGTTTTTAAAGAACTTCAGCAGGATTTTCCGGATGAAAGCTTTGACAATCTATACACCCCTGTGGGACTCGATATCGGAGCAGAAACACCTGCAGAGATAGCAGTCAGTATCATGGCAGAAATTCTGAAAGTAAAAAATCAAAAATCTGGAAACTCTTTAAGTACACAAATTAAAAAGTATGCAAAGATGGGTTTCCATGAGGGGGCCGGCAAATGGACCAAATGCAGCTCATAA
- a CDS encoding XdhC family protein: MDQMQLIKRAMEVGKGGEKAALATIIRTKGSTPRKTGSRMIVFPCGRIEGTIGGGCGEAEVIEKAFEVIQSNIPSQKRVDLTKGLFFEDGGICGGIMDVFIEPI, encoded by the coding sequence ATGGACCAAATGCAGCTCATAAAACGAGCCATGGAAGTCGGGAAAGGAGGTGAGAAAGCAGCGCTCGCCACAATTATCCGCACCAAAGGATCCACTCCGAGAAAAACTGGAAGCCGAATGATTGTGTTTCCCTGCGGAAGAATTGAAGGTACAATCGGCGGGGGCTGCGGTGAAGCAGAAGTGATTGAGAAGGCCTTCGAAGTCATCCAATCGAATATTCCAAGTCAAAAGCGCGTTGATTTAACGAAAGGACTATTTTTTGAAGATGGAGGAATCTGCGGCGGAATTATGGATGTCTTTATTGAACCTATTTAA
- a CDS encoding NCS2 family permease, which translates to MSMIGKDLGSGLPPASDANLLERLFKLSARNTNVKTELLAGVTSFLTMSYIIFVNPIILADAGIPKEAALAATIYASVFCTLLMALWANFPVAVAPGMGLNAFFAYTVVLGQGLSWQTALGAVFISGIVFLILTVTGVRQKIVDGVPDVLKSAIGVGIGLFIAFIGLKNAELVVANESTFVGLGSITSQGPLLALFGLIIAALLMAKKVKGALLISILGTSALAMIVGFIAYPKAVSDIVSLSLPSMSETFLAMDILGAVKYGIISVIFSFTIVELFDNLATLIGLSRKAGLTDENGKIENLDRALQADAVGTMASAAFGSTALNAYVENATGISEGGRTGLTALTVAVLFFLSLIFAPFIYFIPSVATAPILILVGALMLSEIKHISFDDFTDVIPVFLTIVLMPLTFSIAQGLAFGFISYTLLKLLTGKHHQIHWIMYFVSAAFIINFIMGGH; encoded by the coding sequence ATGTCGATGATCGGAAAGGATCTTGGGTCGGGCCTCCCGCCTGCCTCTGATGCGAACCTCTTAGAACGGCTCTTTAAGCTATCCGCACGAAATACCAATGTAAAGACAGAACTGCTTGCGGGCGTTACTTCGTTTTTGACAATGAGCTATATCATCTTTGTCAACCCGATTATCTTAGCTGACGCAGGAATACCAAAAGAAGCCGCACTTGCGGCAACCATTTACGCAAGTGTCTTCTGCACTCTTCTAATGGCACTGTGGGCAAATTTCCCTGTAGCGGTTGCCCCTGGCATGGGGCTGAATGCCTTTTTTGCCTATACAGTTGTCCTTGGTCAGGGTCTTTCCTGGCAAACAGCCCTTGGAGCTGTATTTATATCTGGAATTGTGTTCTTAATTTTGACAGTTACAGGAGTCCGTCAAAAGATCGTAGATGGTGTCCCGGATGTTTTAAAGTCAGCTATAGGTGTTGGGATTGGTTTATTTATTGCTTTTATTGGCTTAAAAAATGCAGAGCTTGTGGTCGCAAATGAATCTACATTTGTCGGCTTAGGAAGCATAACAAGCCAAGGACCGCTTCTTGCCCTTTTTGGATTAATTATTGCCGCCCTCCTCATGGCAAAAAAAGTAAAAGGCGCGCTGCTTATTAGTATATTGGGTACAAGTGCGCTGGCCATGATTGTTGGCTTTATTGCCTATCCAAAGGCCGTAAGTGATATCGTATCCCTCAGTCTCCCAAGCATGTCTGAGACGTTTTTAGCTATGGATATTCTGGGAGCAGTAAAATATGGAATCATCTCAGTCATTTTCTCCTTTACTATTGTAGAATTATTTGACAATTTAGCTACCCTCATCGGATTATCAAGAAAAGCTGGCCTCACTGATGAAAATGGAAAAATCGAAAATCTGGATCGTGCACTTCAGGCAGATGCAGTTGGCACGATGGCAAGTGCAGCTTTTGGAAGCACTGCCTTAAACGCTTATGTGGAAAACGCAACCGGGATCTCGGAAGGCGGACGCACTGGCTTAACTGCTTTAACTGTAGCTGTTCTATTTTTTCTGTCGCTCATCTTTGCTCCGTTCATTTATTTCATACCGTCTGTAGCCACAGCACCTATTCTTATCCTCGTTGGTGCCTTAATGCTCAGTGAAATAAAACATATCAGCTTCGATGACTTCACGGATGTTATACCTGTTTTTTTAACAATCGTTCTTATGCCTTTAACTTTCAGCATCGCCCAGGGGCTAGCATTCGGCTTTATCTCTTATACACTGCTTAAGCTTCTTACAGGCAAGCATCATCAAATTCACTGGATCATGTATTTTGTCAGTGCAGCCTTTATCATTAATTTCATTATGGGCGGACATTAA
- the ade gene encoding adenine deaminase has translation MKLTIENLRKRIDVAAKRTPADLVIKNGKVINVFTREIIEEDIAIADGFVAGLGNYEGKEMIDAGGSFIAPGFIDGHVHIESAMVTPAEFSNVVLPHGVTTVIADPHEIANVSGTKGIDFMLKSSEEIPLDVFFMLPSCVPATPFENAGASLSYKDLEKYYGHPRVLGLGEVMDYPAVMNNDAEMLKKLEDAHSKGKSIDGHAAGLNADEINIYMAAGIRTDHECINPEEALDRMRKGMYVMLREGSAARDLLSILKSVSEHNARRCLFVTDDKHLDDLINEGSIDHNVRMAIKEGMDPILAVQIATLNAAECFGLKNKGAIAPGYEADLVFISDLRNVKIEKVMKSGILAAENGVIKDPVQDSVEPAPAILDSVKIGSINGEDLSINIGTGNANIIGIIPNSIVTRHLLEKADSLNGYFQPNPEKDYLKLAVVERHNLTGSIGLGIIKGLGITRGGIASTVAHDSHNIVAAGTSDEDLLAAIKQTASMKGGLAVVQDGKILAELPLPIAGLMSDRDSSFIFGRLSELNHALRTVGCSMEFNPFLTLSFLALPVIPELKLTDKGLFSVRSFSHIKAEA, from the coding sequence ATGAAGCTAACCATTGAAAATTTACGAAAAAGAATTGACGTAGCAGCCAAAAGGACTCCTGCCGATCTGGTCATTAAAAACGGGAAGGTAATAAATGTATTTACACGTGAAATTATCGAGGAAGACATAGCCATTGCCGATGGATTCGTAGCTGGCTTAGGAAACTATGAAGGGAAGGAAATGATTGATGCTGGGGGCAGCTTTATAGCCCCCGGCTTCATTGACGGGCATGTCCATATTGAGTCAGCGATGGTTACCCCTGCAGAATTCAGCAATGTTGTCCTCCCGCATGGAGTAACGACTGTCATTGCAGACCCTCACGAAATAGCCAATGTCAGCGGAACAAAAGGCATTGATTTCATGCTGAAATCTTCAGAAGAAATCCCGCTTGATGTATTTTTTATGCTTCCATCCTGTGTGCCTGCCACTCCATTTGAAAATGCCGGCGCTTCCCTCAGTTACAAGGATCTTGAAAAATATTACGGTCACCCGAGAGTGCTCGGTCTTGGCGAAGTGATGGATTACCCTGCTGTTATGAACAATGATGCAGAAATGCTAAAAAAACTGGAAGACGCACATAGCAAAGGAAAAAGCATTGATGGGCATGCAGCAGGACTTAATGCAGATGAAATTAATATATACATGGCTGCCGGCATTAGAACGGACCATGAATGCATAAACCCTGAAGAAGCGCTGGACCGAATGCGCAAAGGGATGTATGTTATGCTGAGGGAAGGATCTGCGGCTAGGGACTTATTATCAATTCTTAAATCTGTCAGCGAACATAACGCACGGCGCTGTTTATTCGTGACGGATGACAAGCATCTGGATGACCTGATCAATGAAGGCAGCATTGACCATAATGTCAGAATGGCCATTAAGGAAGGAATGGATCCAATCCTTGCCGTTCAAATTGCTACGCTGAATGCAGCAGAATGCTTCGGCCTGAAAAATAAAGGGGCTATTGCTCCCGGTTATGAAGCCGATCTGGTTTTTATTAGTGATCTTAGGAATGTCAAGATTGAAAAAGTAATGAAGAGCGGAATACTTGCTGCAGAAAACGGGGTCATTAAGGATCCAGTTCAGGACAGCGTCGAACCTGCACCTGCCATTTTGGACAGTGTCAAAATCGGCAGCATAAACGGTGAAGATTTAAGCATAAACATTGGAACTGGTAATGCCAATATTATTGGCATTATACCGAACAGCATTGTGACCAGACACCTGCTGGAAAAGGCCGATTCTCTTAATGGCTATTTCCAGCCTAATCCTGAAAAAGATTATTTAAAGTTGGCTGTGGTGGAGCGGCATAATCTCACCGGAAGCATCGGGCTTGGCATAATTAAGGGACTGGGGATTACAAGAGGAGGGATTGCCTCAACGGTTGCCCACGATTCCCATAATATTGTGGCAGCCGGCACCTCTGATGAAGATTTACTGGCGGCCATTAAGCAGACGGCATCAATGAAAGGCGGTCTGGCTGTTGTACAGGATGGAAAAATCCTTGCGGAACTGCCCCTGCCTATTGCGGGGCTCATGAGTGATCGGGATTCTTCATTTATTTTCGGACGTTTGTCTGAATTGAATCATGCACTTCGAACAGTCGGATGCAGCATGGAATTCAACCCGTTTTTGACGCTTTCATTTTTAGCGCTTCCAGTAATACCTGAGCTCAAGTTAACTGATAAAGGATTATTTTCCGTCAGATCCTTTAGCCACATAAAAGCAGAAGCATAG